From one Cumulibacter manganitolerans genomic stretch:
- the moaC gene encoding cyclic pyranopterin monophosphate synthase MoaC gives MADLTHVDERGQARMVDVSAKDVTARQATATAKVLTTPEVVALLRGEGVPKGDALAVARIAGIAAAKRTPDLIPLCHPIAIHSVKVDLQVEDDGVLITSVVRTADRTGIEMEALTSAAVAGLNIIDMVKAVDPAATITDVRVEQKLGGKTGEWNRP, from the coding sequence ATGGCCGATCTCACTCACGTGGACGAGCGCGGACAGGCGCGCATGGTCGACGTCTCCGCGAAGGACGTCACCGCGCGGCAGGCGACCGCGACCGCCAAGGTGCTCACGACACCCGAGGTCGTCGCGCTGCTGCGCGGCGAGGGCGTACCCAAGGGTGACGCGCTCGCCGTCGCCCGGATCGCCGGCATCGCCGCGGCCAAGCGCACCCCCGACCTGATCCCGTTGTGCCACCCGATCGCGATCCACTCCGTGAAGGTCGACCTGCAGGTCGAGGACGACGGAGTGCTGATCACGTCCGTCGTGCGCACCGCCGACCGCACCGGCATCGAGATGGAGGCGCTCACCTCGGCCGCCGTCGCGGGGCTGAACATCATCGACATGGTCAAGGCCGTGGACCCGGCGGCGACCATCACCGACGTGCGGGTCGAGCAGAAGCTCGGCGGCAAGACCGGCGAGTGGAACCGCCCGTGA
- a CDS encoding molybdopterin molybdotransferase MoeA — MPSALISVDEYAARVRDLLGVARPTDVPLADADALVLADDLVARVALPTFDNSAMDGYAVRHADLAADGPTTLPVSADIPAGATEVAPLAPGSAARIMTGAPVPDGADTVVPVELTDAAQTGAAPAQVTVAERVAAGKHVRPKGEEAAAGDVLLTAGTTLTPAALGLAAAVGHATVLAYPRPRVLVLSTGSELVRPGEELLPGQIYESNSVQLVAALTRIGARARALNLVEDDVAAFHARLRDEAAGADLIITSGGVSAGAYEVVKDALGGSVEFVKTAMQPGMPQGCGLFESTPIITLPGNPVSVFVSFEVYVRPALLAWMGVADTERPGFVGTWAGAAQGSPVGKRQFLRGECDVPSGSVTPVGTPPSHMLASLARANSLVVIPEDVDSVNPGDEVEIWLLDPAL, encoded by the coding sequence GCCCGGGTCCGCGACCTGCTCGGCGTCGCCCGGCCCACCGACGTGCCGCTCGCGGACGCCGACGCGCTGGTGCTGGCCGACGATCTCGTCGCCCGCGTGGCGCTGCCGACCTTCGACAACTCGGCGATGGACGGGTACGCCGTCCGGCACGCCGACCTCGCCGCCGACGGGCCGACCACCCTGCCGGTCAGCGCCGACATCCCGGCGGGCGCCACCGAGGTCGCCCCGCTCGCGCCGGGCAGTGCCGCGCGCATCATGACCGGCGCCCCGGTGCCGGACGGCGCCGACACCGTGGTGCCCGTCGAGCTGACGGACGCGGCCCAGACCGGCGCGGCGCCCGCGCAGGTCACGGTCGCCGAGCGCGTGGCGGCCGGCAAGCACGTCCGCCCGAAGGGCGAGGAGGCCGCGGCCGGCGACGTGCTGCTCACCGCCGGCACGACGCTGACCCCCGCGGCCCTCGGGCTCGCCGCCGCCGTCGGCCACGCGACGGTCCTGGCCTACCCGCGGCCCCGGGTGCTGGTGCTCTCGACCGGCAGCGAGCTGGTCCGACCGGGCGAGGAGCTGCTGCCCGGGCAGATCTACGAGTCGAACTCCGTCCAGCTGGTCGCGGCGCTCACCCGGATCGGGGCGCGGGCCCGCGCGCTCAACCTCGTCGAGGACGACGTCGCGGCGTTCCACGCGCGGCTGCGCGACGAGGCCGCCGGCGCCGACCTGATCATCACCAGCGGCGGGGTCAGCGCCGGCGCCTACGAGGTGGTCAAGGACGCCCTCGGCGGGTCGGTCGAGTTCGTCAAGACCGCGATGCAGCCGGGCATGCCGCAGGGCTGCGGGCTGTTCGAGTCCACGCCGATCATCACCCTGCCGGGCAACCCGGTGAGCGTGTTCGTCTCCTTCGAGGTGTACGTGCGCCCGGCGCTGCTGGCCTGGATGGGCGTCGCCGACACCGAGCGTCCCGGCTTCGTCGGCACCTGGGCGGGCGCGGCGCAGGGCTCCCCCGTCGGCAAGCGCCAGTTCCTGCGGGGCGAGTGCGACGTCCCGTCGGGCTCGGTGACGCCGGTCGGCACCCCGCCCTCGCACATGCTCGCCTCCCTCGCCCGGGCCAACTCGCTCGTGGTGATCCCCGAGGACGTCGATTCCGTGAACCCCGGCGACGAGGTCGAGATCTGGCTGCTCGACCCCGCGCTGTAG